From a region of the Corythoichthys intestinalis isolate RoL2023-P3 chromosome 7, ASM3026506v1, whole genome shotgun sequence genome:
- the si:dkeyp-117h8.4 gene encoding uncharacterized protein si:dkeyp-117h8.4 isoform X1, which produces MDVSTASLYEKIKHKLSSNALDYRNSLSRVIDKVRVPYSKTQNQDDAIDVDLRSIPSKALVHYMSLSKKHIEEKEPESMFDSRDDLLQSHNSSSDSQAQQLDKMQQDGGGDESHVSSQMLSEEGLSNVCSPESLLEDSRRNFSQIDVLPEDEDEELEMNLRSQGTTLSELYPSMINQIGRFQHWLHVSRMTDSVARKYRKCRQMSRRGNRIINVTRNHRRTMSSKAKMRKQTIPVLSLPWIPESPKPKWIELNSTFTAEIKPSFFALSPSQASSASLETLSDPSSKQPSVCNLARSQSPLSSSESFFDMMQRSRGLMGELLSWTFLSPSQSPPMSSDASSGDFLDLPPSSRDTGLSAARDKQASCVLRPLQSSDPASGASMNLPSRSKRHSLSAATEQPFLWTPSPSCSSSASSDQSLMSKRLFSTADVEHVSSGILSPSQADQPQKSKLLFNATVEDQPSTRNLSQPSSPSLDHYLRSKRLALSAVRKQQQPFSWDHSPSQVSGSPSGLSLRAKRLLNAAAEEQSSTCELSPSRPSSLFMDHSPRSKRIALSAAIEQQQPSLSVLSPSRDTGTTSDLSLRYKRLLNTAAKEQASVCRLSPLRSTCPSNLSQSSKKLFPSADVAWEDTRFEERPDVCGSPVIQSPSKMGMANWEGLRRSPFTQNPNSGHFRSAASPLQKLLTPQKLKSKSCVRCPPKAHSKLWRPLSSNSSLASDSNTHSYKDLDDEFNKYYNKFVCQSKLFNGHRCRMCAWNGEGCLQHSRSLVALALSPHSFGLRKRHQEINLENPGCSKHWGAYSPGSKRHRNEGLRRRLQMTDAQDPRGEVYNHRRYQWISDHPLLEDATQTLQRKPYQI; this is translated from the exons CATTCCAAGTAAAG cccTGGTACACTACATGTCGCTGTCGAAAAAGCACATTGAGGAGAAGGAGCCCGAG AGCATGTTTGATTCAAGAGATGACCTATTACAGT CACACAATTCCTCCAGTGATTCACAG GCCCAACAGCTAGACAAAATGCAACAGGATGGCGGAGGTGATGAGAGTCATGTTTCTTCCCAGATGCTCTCCGAAGAGG GATTGTCAAATGTTTGTTCCCCGGAGAGCTTGCTTGAAGACAGCAGGAGAAATTTCTCTCAGATCGATGTCTTGCCCGAGGATGAAGACGAGGAGCTGGAAATGAACCTGAGAAGTCAAGGGACCACTTTGTCTGAGCTCTATCCTAGCATGATTAATCAAATTGGGCGCTTTCAGCACTGGCTGCACGTCTCCAGGATGACAGACTCTGTGGCCAGGAAGTACCGCAAGTGCCGGCAAATGTCCAGGAGAGGCAATCGCATCATTAATGTGACCAGGAACCACAGACGAACCATGAGCAGTAAAGCTAAAATGAGGAAGCAGACCATTCCAGTGCTGAGCTTACCTTGGATACCGGAATCTCCAAAACCTAAATGGATCGAACTAAATAGTAcctttacggcagaaataaagcCATCCTTTTTTGCCCTTAGTCCTTCGCAGGCTTCCAGTGCTTCCTTGGAGACTTTGTCAGACCCTTCCTCAAAGCAGCCATCAGTGTGCAACCTTGCTCGTTCACAGTCTCCTCTTTCCTCCTCTGAGTCATTCTTTGACATGATGCAAAGATCCAGAGGACTTATGGGAGAACTGCTATCCTGGACCTTCCTCAGTCCTTCGCAGTCTCCTCCAATGTCTTCTGATGCCTCTTCAGGAGATTTTTTGGATTTGCCGCCAAGCTCTAGAGATACTGGTCTTTCAGCTGCCAGAGATAAGCAAGCCTCCTGTGTCTTGAGGCCTTTGCAATCTTCTGATCCCGCTTCAGGGGCATCAATGAACCTGCCTTCAAGATCCAAAAGGCATTCTCTCTCTGCTGCTACAGAGCAGCCATTCTTGTGGACGCCCAGTCCTTCGTGTTCTTCCAGTGCCTCCTCAGATCAGTCCCTGATGTCcaagaggctttttagtactgCTGATGTCGAACACGTGTCCTCTGGGATCCTCAGTCCTTCACAGGCGGACCAGCCCCAAAAGTCCAAACTGCTGTTTAATGCTACTGTTGAAGACCAGCCGTCCACAAGGAACCTCAGCCAGCCTTCCAGTCCATCCTTGGACCATTACCTAAGGTCCAAAAGGCTTGCTCTCTCTGCTGTCAGAAAGCAACAGCAACCATTCTCTTGGGACCATAGTCCTTCACAAGTTTCTGGAAGCCCCTCAGGACTATCCCTGAGGGCCAAAAGGCTGCTTAACGCTGCTGCCGAAGAACAGTCGTCCACATGTGAACTTAGTCCTTCGCGACCTTCGAGTCTTTTCATGGACCATTCCCCAAGGTCCAAAAGGATTGCTCTCTCTGCTGCCATCGAGCAACAGCAACCATCCTTGTCGGTCCTCAGTCCTTCACGCGATACCGGTACCACATCAGACCTGTCCCTGAGGTACAAAAGGCtgttaaacactgctgctaaagAACAGGCATCTGTGTGCAGGCTCAGTCCTTTACGGTCCACCTGTCCCTCAAACTTGTCTCAGAGTTCCAAAAAGCTTTTTCCCTCTGCTGACGTTGCTTGGGAAGACACAAGATTTGAAGAGCGACCTGATGTTTGCGGTTCCCCGGTGATACAAAGTCCCTCAAAAATGGGAATGGCGAATTGGGAAGGCCTCAGAAGATCACCTTTTACCCAAAACCCCAACTCTGGTCACTTTAGGTCTGCAGCTTCCCCTCTACAAAAGTTGCTTACTCCCCAGAAGCTCAAATCCAAGTCCTGCGTGCGCTGCCCTCCAAAGGCCCATAGTAAGCTCTGGCGACCTCTTTCCTCTAACTCCTCCCTTGCATCAGACAGCAATACTCACTCATATAAGGACCTGGATGACGAATTCAATAAGTACTATAACAAGTTTGTTTGTCAAAGCAAACTCTTCAATGGGCATCGCTGCCGAATGTGCGCATGGAACGGAGAGGGCTGTCTGCAGCATTCCCGAAGTTTGGTGGCTTTAGCATTGTCTCCCCATAGCTTTGGGCTGAGGAAGCGACATCAGGAAATAAATTTGGAAAACCCAGGTTGCTCCAAGCACTGGGGCGCCTACTCCCCAGGGTCTAAGCGCCACAGAAACGAGGGGCTGAGACGCCGCCTACAAATGACCGATGCTCAGGACCCTCGGGgtgaagtttacaatcatcggagaTATCAATGGATCAGTGATCATCCACTGTTGGAAGATGCCACTCAGACCCTCCAGAGGAAACCCTATCAG ATATGA
- the si:dkeyp-117h8.4 gene encoding uncharacterized protein si:dkeyp-117h8.4 isoform X2 — protein MDVSTASLYEKIKHKLSSNALDYRNSLSRVIDKYSKTQNQDDAIDVDLRSIPSKALVHYMSLSKKHIEEKEPESMFDSRDDLLQSHNSSSDSQAQQLDKMQQDGGGDESHVSSQMLSEEGLSNVCSPESLLEDSRRNFSQIDVLPEDEDEELEMNLRSQGTTLSELYPSMINQIGRFQHWLHVSRMTDSVARKYRKCRQMSRRGNRIINVTRNHRRTMSSKAKMRKQTIPVLSLPWIPESPKPKWIELNSTFTAEIKPSFFALSPSQASSASLETLSDPSSKQPSVCNLARSQSPLSSSESFFDMMQRSRGLMGELLSWTFLSPSQSPPMSSDASSGDFLDLPPSSRDTGLSAARDKQASCVLRPLQSSDPASGASMNLPSRSKRHSLSAATEQPFLWTPSPSCSSSASSDQSLMSKRLFSTADVEHVSSGILSPSQADQPQKSKLLFNATVEDQPSTRNLSQPSSPSLDHYLRSKRLALSAVRKQQQPFSWDHSPSQVSGSPSGLSLRAKRLLNAAAEEQSSTCELSPSRPSSLFMDHSPRSKRIALSAAIEQQQPSLSVLSPSRDTGTTSDLSLRYKRLLNTAAKEQASVCRLSPLRSTCPSNLSQSSKKLFPSADVAWEDTRFEERPDVCGSPVIQSPSKMGMANWEGLRRSPFTQNPNSGHFRSAASPLQKLLTPQKLKSKSCVRCPPKAHSKLWRPLSSNSSLASDSNTHSYKDLDDEFNKYYNKFVCQSKLFNGHRCRMCAWNGEGCLQHSRSLVALALSPHSFGLRKRHQEINLENPGCSKHWGAYSPGSKRHRNEGLRRRLQMTDAQDPRGEVYNHRRYQWISDHPLLEDATQTLQRKPYQI, from the exons CATTCCAAGTAAAG cccTGGTACACTACATGTCGCTGTCGAAAAAGCACATTGAGGAGAAGGAGCCCGAG AGCATGTTTGATTCAAGAGATGACCTATTACAGT CACACAATTCCTCCAGTGATTCACAG GCCCAACAGCTAGACAAAATGCAACAGGATGGCGGAGGTGATGAGAGTCATGTTTCTTCCCAGATGCTCTCCGAAGAGG GATTGTCAAATGTTTGTTCCCCGGAGAGCTTGCTTGAAGACAGCAGGAGAAATTTCTCTCAGATCGATGTCTTGCCCGAGGATGAAGACGAGGAGCTGGAAATGAACCTGAGAAGTCAAGGGACCACTTTGTCTGAGCTCTATCCTAGCATGATTAATCAAATTGGGCGCTTTCAGCACTGGCTGCACGTCTCCAGGATGACAGACTCTGTGGCCAGGAAGTACCGCAAGTGCCGGCAAATGTCCAGGAGAGGCAATCGCATCATTAATGTGACCAGGAACCACAGACGAACCATGAGCAGTAAAGCTAAAATGAGGAAGCAGACCATTCCAGTGCTGAGCTTACCTTGGATACCGGAATCTCCAAAACCTAAATGGATCGAACTAAATAGTAcctttacggcagaaataaagcCATCCTTTTTTGCCCTTAGTCCTTCGCAGGCTTCCAGTGCTTCCTTGGAGACTTTGTCAGACCCTTCCTCAAAGCAGCCATCAGTGTGCAACCTTGCTCGTTCACAGTCTCCTCTTTCCTCCTCTGAGTCATTCTTTGACATGATGCAAAGATCCAGAGGACTTATGGGAGAACTGCTATCCTGGACCTTCCTCAGTCCTTCGCAGTCTCCTCCAATGTCTTCTGATGCCTCTTCAGGAGATTTTTTGGATTTGCCGCCAAGCTCTAGAGATACTGGTCTTTCAGCTGCCAGAGATAAGCAAGCCTCCTGTGTCTTGAGGCCTTTGCAATCTTCTGATCCCGCTTCAGGGGCATCAATGAACCTGCCTTCAAGATCCAAAAGGCATTCTCTCTCTGCTGCTACAGAGCAGCCATTCTTGTGGACGCCCAGTCCTTCGTGTTCTTCCAGTGCCTCCTCAGATCAGTCCCTGATGTCcaagaggctttttagtactgCTGATGTCGAACACGTGTCCTCTGGGATCCTCAGTCCTTCACAGGCGGACCAGCCCCAAAAGTCCAAACTGCTGTTTAATGCTACTGTTGAAGACCAGCCGTCCACAAGGAACCTCAGCCAGCCTTCCAGTCCATCCTTGGACCATTACCTAAGGTCCAAAAGGCTTGCTCTCTCTGCTGTCAGAAAGCAACAGCAACCATTCTCTTGGGACCATAGTCCTTCACAAGTTTCTGGAAGCCCCTCAGGACTATCCCTGAGGGCCAAAAGGCTGCTTAACGCTGCTGCCGAAGAACAGTCGTCCACATGTGAACTTAGTCCTTCGCGACCTTCGAGTCTTTTCATGGACCATTCCCCAAGGTCCAAAAGGATTGCTCTCTCTGCTGCCATCGAGCAACAGCAACCATCCTTGTCGGTCCTCAGTCCTTCACGCGATACCGGTACCACATCAGACCTGTCCCTGAGGTACAAAAGGCtgttaaacactgctgctaaagAACAGGCATCTGTGTGCAGGCTCAGTCCTTTACGGTCCACCTGTCCCTCAAACTTGTCTCAGAGTTCCAAAAAGCTTTTTCCCTCTGCTGACGTTGCTTGGGAAGACACAAGATTTGAAGAGCGACCTGATGTTTGCGGTTCCCCGGTGATACAAAGTCCCTCAAAAATGGGAATGGCGAATTGGGAAGGCCTCAGAAGATCACCTTTTACCCAAAACCCCAACTCTGGTCACTTTAGGTCTGCAGCTTCCCCTCTACAAAAGTTGCTTACTCCCCAGAAGCTCAAATCCAAGTCCTGCGTGCGCTGCCCTCCAAAGGCCCATAGTAAGCTCTGGCGACCTCTTTCCTCTAACTCCTCCCTTGCATCAGACAGCAATACTCACTCATATAAGGACCTGGATGACGAATTCAATAAGTACTATAACAAGTTTGTTTGTCAAAGCAAACTCTTCAATGGGCATCGCTGCCGAATGTGCGCATGGAACGGAGAGGGCTGTCTGCAGCATTCCCGAAGTTTGGTGGCTTTAGCATTGTCTCCCCATAGCTTTGGGCTGAGGAAGCGACATCAGGAAATAAATTTGGAAAACCCAGGTTGCTCCAAGCACTGGGGCGCCTACTCCCCAGGGTCTAAGCGCCACAGAAACGAGGGGCTGAGACGCCGCCTACAAATGACCGATGCTCAGGACCCTCGGGgtgaagtttacaatcatcggagaTATCAATGGATCAGTGATCATCCACTGTTGGAAGATGCCACTCAGACCCTCCAGAGGAAACCCTATCAG ATATGA
- the si:dkeyp-117h8.4 gene encoding uncharacterized protein si:dkeyp-117h8.4 isoform X3, with amino-acid sequence MSLSKKHIEEKEPESMFDSRDDLLQSHNSSSDSQAQQLDKMQQDGGGDESHVSSQMLSEEGLSNVCSPESLLEDSRRNFSQIDVLPEDEDEELEMNLRSQGTTLSELYPSMINQIGRFQHWLHVSRMTDSVARKYRKCRQMSRRGNRIINVTRNHRRTMSSKAKMRKQTIPVLSLPWIPESPKPKWIELNSTFTAEIKPSFFALSPSQASSASLETLSDPSSKQPSVCNLARSQSPLSSSESFFDMMQRSRGLMGELLSWTFLSPSQSPPMSSDASSGDFLDLPPSSRDTGLSAARDKQASCVLRPLQSSDPASGASMNLPSRSKRHSLSAATEQPFLWTPSPSCSSSASSDQSLMSKRLFSTADVEHVSSGILSPSQADQPQKSKLLFNATVEDQPSTRNLSQPSSPSLDHYLRSKRLALSAVRKQQQPFSWDHSPSQVSGSPSGLSLRAKRLLNAAAEEQSSTCELSPSRPSSLFMDHSPRSKRIALSAAIEQQQPSLSVLSPSRDTGTTSDLSLRYKRLLNTAAKEQASVCRLSPLRSTCPSNLSQSSKKLFPSADVAWEDTRFEERPDVCGSPVIQSPSKMGMANWEGLRRSPFTQNPNSGHFRSAASPLQKLLTPQKLKSKSCVRCPPKAHSKLWRPLSSNSSLASDSNTHSYKDLDDEFNKYYNKFVCQSKLFNGHRCRMCAWNGEGCLQHSRSLVALALSPHSFGLRKRHQEINLENPGCSKHWGAYSPGSKRHRNEGLRRRLQMTDAQDPRGEVYNHRRYQWISDHPLLEDATQTLQRKPYQI; translated from the exons ATGTCGCTGTCGAAAAAGCACATTGAGGAGAAGGAGCCCGAG AGCATGTTTGATTCAAGAGATGACCTATTACAGT CACACAATTCCTCCAGTGATTCACAG GCCCAACAGCTAGACAAAATGCAACAGGATGGCGGAGGTGATGAGAGTCATGTTTCTTCCCAGATGCTCTCCGAAGAGG GATTGTCAAATGTTTGTTCCCCGGAGAGCTTGCTTGAAGACAGCAGGAGAAATTTCTCTCAGATCGATGTCTTGCCCGAGGATGAAGACGAGGAGCTGGAAATGAACCTGAGAAGTCAAGGGACCACTTTGTCTGAGCTCTATCCTAGCATGATTAATCAAATTGGGCGCTTTCAGCACTGGCTGCACGTCTCCAGGATGACAGACTCTGTGGCCAGGAAGTACCGCAAGTGCCGGCAAATGTCCAGGAGAGGCAATCGCATCATTAATGTGACCAGGAACCACAGACGAACCATGAGCAGTAAAGCTAAAATGAGGAAGCAGACCATTCCAGTGCTGAGCTTACCTTGGATACCGGAATCTCCAAAACCTAAATGGATCGAACTAAATAGTAcctttacggcagaaataaagcCATCCTTTTTTGCCCTTAGTCCTTCGCAGGCTTCCAGTGCTTCCTTGGAGACTTTGTCAGACCCTTCCTCAAAGCAGCCATCAGTGTGCAACCTTGCTCGTTCACAGTCTCCTCTTTCCTCCTCTGAGTCATTCTTTGACATGATGCAAAGATCCAGAGGACTTATGGGAGAACTGCTATCCTGGACCTTCCTCAGTCCTTCGCAGTCTCCTCCAATGTCTTCTGATGCCTCTTCAGGAGATTTTTTGGATTTGCCGCCAAGCTCTAGAGATACTGGTCTTTCAGCTGCCAGAGATAAGCAAGCCTCCTGTGTCTTGAGGCCTTTGCAATCTTCTGATCCCGCTTCAGGGGCATCAATGAACCTGCCTTCAAGATCCAAAAGGCATTCTCTCTCTGCTGCTACAGAGCAGCCATTCTTGTGGACGCCCAGTCCTTCGTGTTCTTCCAGTGCCTCCTCAGATCAGTCCCTGATGTCcaagaggctttttagtactgCTGATGTCGAACACGTGTCCTCTGGGATCCTCAGTCCTTCACAGGCGGACCAGCCCCAAAAGTCCAAACTGCTGTTTAATGCTACTGTTGAAGACCAGCCGTCCACAAGGAACCTCAGCCAGCCTTCCAGTCCATCCTTGGACCATTACCTAAGGTCCAAAAGGCTTGCTCTCTCTGCTGTCAGAAAGCAACAGCAACCATTCTCTTGGGACCATAGTCCTTCACAAGTTTCTGGAAGCCCCTCAGGACTATCCCTGAGGGCCAAAAGGCTGCTTAACGCTGCTGCCGAAGAACAGTCGTCCACATGTGAACTTAGTCCTTCGCGACCTTCGAGTCTTTTCATGGACCATTCCCCAAGGTCCAAAAGGATTGCTCTCTCTGCTGCCATCGAGCAACAGCAACCATCCTTGTCGGTCCTCAGTCCTTCACGCGATACCGGTACCACATCAGACCTGTCCCTGAGGTACAAAAGGCtgttaaacactgctgctaaagAACAGGCATCTGTGTGCAGGCTCAGTCCTTTACGGTCCACCTGTCCCTCAAACTTGTCTCAGAGTTCCAAAAAGCTTTTTCCCTCTGCTGACGTTGCTTGGGAAGACACAAGATTTGAAGAGCGACCTGATGTTTGCGGTTCCCCGGTGATACAAAGTCCCTCAAAAATGGGAATGGCGAATTGGGAAGGCCTCAGAAGATCACCTTTTACCCAAAACCCCAACTCTGGTCACTTTAGGTCTGCAGCTTCCCCTCTACAAAAGTTGCTTACTCCCCAGAAGCTCAAATCCAAGTCCTGCGTGCGCTGCCCTCCAAAGGCCCATAGTAAGCTCTGGCGACCTCTTTCCTCTAACTCCTCCCTTGCATCAGACAGCAATACTCACTCATATAAGGACCTGGATGACGAATTCAATAAGTACTATAACAAGTTTGTTTGTCAAAGCAAACTCTTCAATGGGCATCGCTGCCGAATGTGCGCATGGAACGGAGAGGGCTGTCTGCAGCATTCCCGAAGTTTGGTGGCTTTAGCATTGTCTCCCCATAGCTTTGGGCTGAGGAAGCGACATCAGGAAATAAATTTGGAAAACCCAGGTTGCTCCAAGCACTGGGGCGCCTACTCCCCAGGGTCTAAGCGCCACAGAAACGAGGGGCTGAGACGCCGCCTACAAATGACCGATGCTCAGGACCCTCGGGgtgaagtttacaatcatcggagaTATCAATGGATCAGTGATCATCCACTGTTGGAAGATGCCACTCAGACCCTCCAGAGGAAACCCTATCAG ATATGA